From Lysinibacillus sp. SGAir0095, the proteins below share one genomic window:
- a CDS encoding DUF4375 domain-containing protein, translated as MIKRTITKEMLNENPYEKWNQFIDLLAMEEYRDLTDIQKVAHLCFWYDSEVQNGGHLQYFLNRGTKLVQQSLDALKTIGANAQAHILTKAANTFNTMERARIDSVDEFIEVEEEGKFLELDLEYYQIEHTINDLLEQYLEKYETEFILVEK; from the coding sequence ATGATAAAACGGACAATTACAAAGGAAATGTTAAATGAAAATCCATATGAAAAGTGGAATCAGTTTATTGATTTACTTGCGATGGAAGAATATAGAGATTTAACCGACATACAAAAGGTTGCACATCTCTGTTTTTGGTATGATTCGGAAGTGCAAAATGGAGGACATCTACAATATTTTTTAAATAGAGGCACAAAACTAGTTCAACAAAGTCTTGATGCCCTTAAAACTATTGGGGCAAATGCTCAAGCGCATATTCTCACAAAGGCAGCGAACACATTTAACACAATGGAGCGAGCGAGAATTGACAGTGTTGATGAGTTTATAGAGGTAGAAGAAGAAGGGAAATTCCTAGAACTGGATCTAGAGTATTATCAAATTGAGCATACAATCAATGATTTATTAGAACAATACTTGGAAAAGTATGAAACGGAATTTATTTTAGTGGAGAAGTGA
- a CDS encoding DMT family transporter has product MNRNKGMVLVIIGAVFWGIGGTVAQKLFQQYGVGVDWLVATRLLIAGVLLLAIQIIRKDRSQILGVWKDRRAAIQLIIFGLVGMLGVQYTYMASIKHGNAAVATLLQYLAPVMIIIYLIARKQNVLTRADVWTVSLALTGCFFLLTNGSISQFSVPPLAIVWGILSGVALAFYTLYAIPLLKQFDSLVIVGWAMIIGGFALGFIHPPWQINLNSFTIEAYFYLVFVIIFGTMIAFWFYIESLQSLAPKESSLLGSIEPLAAVLTTVFWLKVPFGSFQWIGALCILTMIVFMALNKDKTSTEQASLNS; this is encoded by the coding sequence ATGAATAGAAATAAAGGGATGGTTCTGGTGATTATAGGCGCCGTGTTTTGGGGAATTGGTGGCACTGTTGCACAAAAATTGTTTCAACAGTATGGGGTTGGTGTTGATTGGCTAGTGGCGACACGATTACTTATAGCAGGTGTCTTACTGTTAGCCATTCAAATTATCAGGAAAGACCGTTCGCAAATCCTAGGTGTTTGGAAAGATAGAAGAGCTGCTATACAATTAATCATTTTCGGATTAGTAGGTATGCTTGGTGTCCAGTATACCTATATGGCCTCCATTAAACATGGGAATGCTGCAGTTGCTACACTATTACAATATTTAGCACCTGTGATGATTATCATTTATTTAATTGCCCGCAAACAAAATGTACTTACAAGAGCTGATGTATGGACTGTCTCACTGGCTTTGACGGGTTGCTTCTTCCTATTAACAAACGGCTCTATTTCACAATTCTCTGTGCCACCACTTGCCATTGTGTGGGGGATATTATCTGGAGTAGCCCTAGCCTTTTATACATTGTACGCTATTCCCTTACTAAAGCAATTTGATTCACTGGTCATTGTTGGCTGGGCGATGATTATCGGTGGTTTCGCACTAGGTTTTATCCATCCTCCTTGGCAAATTAACCTTAACAGCTTTACAATAGAAGCTTATTTTTATTTGGTGTTTGTTATTATTTTTGGTACCATGATTGCATTTTGGTTTTATATAGAAAGTCTACAGAGTCTAGCTCCTAAAGAATCAAGTCTTTTAGGAAGCATTGAGCCATTGGCAGCCGTCTTAACAACCGTATTTTGGTTAAAAGTACCCTTTGGCTCTTTCCAATGGATTGGAGCACTCTGTATCTTAACGATGATTGTATTTATGGCTTTAAATAAAGATAAAACTTCGACTGAGCAAGCCTCTTTGAACAGTTAG
- a CDS encoding AraC family transcriptional regulator yields the protein MQIKDFSVDHNLKELTEHRTVVLPVACYVTTINENINGYIPLHWHDEFQFVLVVKGTANFQINEEPVSVQEGEGLFINSGCLHMAKDQHSTGCVYICLNVSPNFVVSHELYTTFVSPYIQATNLQYVHLVPSVDWAIGILESIRRIEQLIHQSQPFYEIEVNLELTFMWKSLIKNGIQLEFKEREMLKNQRMKQMLNWIHQHYAEKILLEDIAQAGQLSRSECCRYFKRFLNKSPLNYVTEYRIQKSLLLLQQAHFNVTDVAYQVGFNSTSYFIDKFRKSMNLTPYAYKKNRS from the coding sequence GTGCAAATAAAAGATTTTAGTGTTGATCATAATTTAAAAGAATTGACGGAGCATCGTACAGTTGTGTTGCCAGTGGCATGCTATGTAACAACAATAAATGAAAATATAAACGGCTATATACCACTTCATTGGCATGATGAATTTCAGTTTGTCCTCGTGGTAAAAGGTACAGCTAATTTTCAAATAAATGAAGAACCCGTCTCTGTACAAGAAGGAGAGGGGTTATTTATTAACAGTGGCTGCTTACATATGGCAAAAGATCAGCATAGTACGGGATGTGTATACATTTGTTTAAATGTTTCTCCGAATTTCGTTGTCTCCCATGAGCTCTATACGACATTTGTATCTCCATATATTCAAGCGACAAATCTTCAATACGTACACTTAGTTCCAAGTGTTGATTGGGCAATTGGAATTCTGGAATCGATTAGGAGAATTGAACAGCTCATCCACCAAAGCCAACCATTCTATGAAATTGAAGTCAATTTAGAATTAACATTTATGTGGAAAAGTCTTATTAAAAATGGAATTCAGTTGGAGTTCAAAGAAAGGGAAATGCTAAAGAATCAACGAATGAAGCAAATGCTAAATTGGATCCATCAACACTATGCTGAAAAAATCCTCTTAGAAGATATTGCACAGGCAGGTCAACTAAGCCGTTCGGAATGCTGCCGGTATTTCAAACGTTTTTTAAACAAGTCACCATTGAATTACGTGACCGAGTATCGTATCCAAAAAAGCCTACTATTACTGCAGCAGGCTCATTTCAATGTAACAGATGTCGCCTATCAAGTAGGTTTTAATAGCACAAGCTACTTCATCGATAAGTTCCGAAAATCAATGAACCTGACCCCATATGCTTATAAAAAGAATAGAAGTTGA
- a CDS encoding GNAT family N-acetyltransferase, with translation MSEKSQSTFVHQLKNVFTIDCGDIYLREFTISDVDDIYSISNQSEIFKYLPDWKSSREQRLNWVANYEIPSNNEFLKTVANKEKIENHHLKLGIILKETSQFIGWCCTGVKDELPDQNREIMYAVSEQFHNKGYATKAAKGLINYLFSQTNIELLNAVARMENQSSNKVIEKCGFSLIGTIQIDGELYNHYKLGKNDCTII, from the coding sequence TTGTCTGAAAAAAGTCAGAGTACATTTGTTCATCAATTAAAAAACGTATTTACAATAGATTGTGGTGATATTTACTTACGGGAATTTACGATTAGTGATGTAGATGATATTTATTCCATTTCCAATCAATCCGAAATTTTTAAGTATTTACCCGACTGGAAGTCATCGAGAGAGCAAAGATTAAATTGGGTAGCTAATTATGAAATACCAAGTAACAATGAATTCTTGAAAACAGTTGCTAATAAGGAGAAAATTGAAAATCACCATTTAAAACTAGGCATTATTTTAAAAGAAACAAGTCAATTCATCGGTTGGTGCTGTACTGGTGTAAAGGATGAATTACCTGACCAAAATAGAGAAATTATGTATGCTGTATCTGAGCAATTTCACAATAAAGGCTATGCAACAAAAGCTGCCAAAGGTCTTATAAATTATTTATTTAGCCAAACGAACATTGAACTATTAAATGCAGTTGCACGAATGGAGAATCAAAGTTCAAACAAAGTGATTGAAAAGTGCGGATTTAGTTTAATTGGAACAATTCAAATTGATGGTGAATTGTACAATCATTACAAATTAGGTAAGAATGATTGTACAATTATATAA
- a CDS encoding GNAT family N-acetyltransferase has protein sequence MDVRPIRELPKSKIIDFFELQWGSPQMVISSGVYDCSELEGFTVLKGDKIIGLITYITQNNECEIISLDSLDECKGIGSLLVKEVETLALIQGLKLIRLVTTNDNLLALKFYQKRGYRLSKIINNAVEIARTVKPEIPLIGNDGIPLRDEIELVKLLN, from the coding sequence GTGGATGTAAGACCGATTCGTGAGTTGCCAAAAAGTAAAATTATTGATTTTTTTGAGTTGCAATGGGGAAGTCCACAGATGGTGATTTCCAGTGGCGTTTATGATTGTAGCGAGTTAGAAGGTTTTACGGTTTTAAAAGGTGATAAAATTATTGGCTTGATTACATATATAACTCAAAATAATGAATGCGAAATTATCTCATTAGATAGTCTAGATGAATGTAAGGGGATTGGTTCTTTACTTGTAAAAGAGGTTGAAACGCTTGCTCTTATACAAGGGCTAAAACTTATTAGGCTCGTTACGACAAATGATAATTTGTTAGCGTTGAAATTTTATCAAAAAAGAGGATACAGGTTGTCAAAAATCATAAATAATGCAGTTGAAATAGCGAGAACAGTTAAACCTGAGATTCCCTTAATCGGTAATGATGGGATTCCACTACGAGATGAAATTGAATTGGTAAAATTATTGAACTAA